From Streptomyces sp. NBC_00690, a single genomic window includes:
- a CDS encoding SpoIIE family protein phosphatase — protein MCTTSGDHDHDAEPAEQPQDDRALFSSLLEDSAEDLYEHAPCGYLSTLLDGQIAKINTTLLRWLGFERGEVVGKKQFSELLTVGGRLYHETHYAPLLRMQGEVSGIALELRAADGTRLPVLVTSTVKTGGDGQPLLIRTTIFDARDRRAYESELLRARQEAERERERLQRLATTLQRTLLPPTLANVPGLDVAAYYHIASADEVGGDFYDLFPLGSGTWGMFLGDVCGKGAAAAAITSLARYTLRAAAVYDPDPAAVLRNLNTVLNHEYNGQDPRYCTVIFGLLTPEGEQGGFRVTLASGGHPPALLMRSNGRAAFVPTPGGQLIGVLPDAHIATTTVHLDPGDTLLLHTDGLTEAHSALTGDRYGDEALLDFAQGLAPTSAPVALAAIRELLDTLGSGVDDDTAVLAISIPPPPSEEPQ, from the coding sequence ATGTGCACGACCAGCGGCGACCACGACCACGATGCCGAACCGGCCGAGCAGCCGCAAGACGATCGGGCCCTCTTCTCCTCCCTGCTGGAAGACAGTGCCGAGGACCTCTATGAGCATGCGCCCTGCGGATATCTCTCCACTCTGCTCGACGGACAGATCGCCAAGATCAACACCACGCTGCTTCGCTGGCTGGGTTTCGAACGCGGTGAGGTGGTCGGAAAGAAGCAGTTCTCCGAACTGTTGACGGTGGGCGGCAGGCTCTATCACGAGACCCACTACGCGCCGCTGCTCCGGATGCAGGGGGAGGTCAGCGGAATCGCCTTGGAACTCAGGGCCGCGGATGGGACGCGTCTGCCCGTGTTGGTGACCTCGACGGTGAAGACCGGTGGCGACGGACAGCCCCTGCTGATCCGCACCACGATCTTCGACGCCCGTGACCGTCGCGCCTACGAGTCGGAGTTGTTGCGCGCACGACAGGAGGCGGAGCGGGAGCGCGAGCGCCTCCAGCGGCTGGCCACCACCCTCCAGCGGACCTTGCTGCCCCCGACCCTGGCCAATGTTCCCGGCCTCGATGTCGCCGCGTACTACCACATCGCCTCGGCCGACGAGGTCGGTGGTGACTTCTACGATCTGTTCCCCCTCGGCTCCGGAACGTGGGGCATGTTCCTCGGGGACGTGTGCGGCAAGGGAGCCGCCGCCGCTGCTATCACCTCCCTGGCCCGCTACACGCTCCGCGCCGCTGCGGTCTACGACCCGGACCCGGCCGCGGTGCTGCGCAATCTCAACACCGTCCTGAACCATGAGTACAACGGTCAGGACCCACGGTATTGCACCGTCATCTTCGGTCTGCTCACCCCGGAAGGCGAGCAGGGCGGCTTTCGGGTCACGCTGGCCAGCGGTGGACACCCGCCTGCACTGCTGATGCGCAGCAACGGCCGGGCTGCGTTCGTGCCCACTCCCGGGGGGCAGCTCATCGGTGTGCTCCCCGATGCGCACATCGCCACCACCACGGTGCATCTGGATCCCGGCGACACCCTGCTGTTGCACACCGACGGACTCACGGAGGCGCACAGTGCCCTCACCGGTGACCGGTACGGTGACGAGGCCCTGTTGGACTTCGCGCAGGGTCTGGCTCCCACCAGCGCACCGGTTGCCCTCGCGGCGATCCGCGAGCTGCTCGACACCCTCGGCAGCGGGGTGGACGACGACACGGCCGTGTTGGCCATCAGCATCCCCCCTCCCCCGAGCGAAGAGCCCCAGTGA
- a CDS encoding thioesterase II family protein: MTTRAGSDENSLWIRRFQPRSGAAVRLVCLPHAGGSASYFVPVARAMPEFADVLCVQYPGRQDRRTEPLIDNIPDLADHVFAALLPWADRPLAFFGHSMGASLAFEVARRFEREKGVIAAALFASGRRAPSALRRETAHLRDDRGLLEEVAALSGTDSELLGDEEVQKMILPALRADYRAAETYLPEPGDPLRCPVHVLVGDDDPKVTVAEAAAWAEHTAGPFTMKVFPGGHFYLTDHANEVIRTMTEHLRAAGAPSV; the protein is encoded by the coding sequence ATGACCACCCGCGCCGGCTCAGACGAGAACAGCCTGTGGATACGCCGGTTCCAGCCCCGTTCGGGGGCCGCAGTACGTCTGGTCTGCCTTCCCCATGCGGGCGGTTCCGCCAGCTACTTCGTACCCGTCGCACGTGCCATGCCGGAGTTCGCCGATGTGCTGTGCGTGCAGTACCCCGGTCGTCAGGACCGCCGTACCGAGCCCCTCATCGACAACATCCCCGACCTCGCCGACCACGTCTTCGCGGCGCTCCTGCCCTGGGCCGATCGACCGTTGGCGTTCTTCGGACACAGCATGGGCGCATCCCTCGCCTTCGAAGTGGCCCGACGATTCGAGCGTGAGAAGGGCGTCATCGCTGCGGCGCTCTTCGCGTCGGGCCGTCGGGCGCCCTCAGCACTGCGTCGCGAGACCGCCCATCTACGGGACGATCGCGGGCTGCTCGAAGAGGTTGCCGCGCTGAGCGGCACGGACTCCGAACTGCTCGGCGACGAGGAGGTACAGAAGATGATCCTCCCGGCCCTCCGCGCCGACTACCGTGCGGCTGAGACCTATCTGCCGGAACCTGGGGATCCGCTGCGCTGCCCGGTGCATGTACTGGTCGGCGACGACGACCCCAAGGTGACCGTGGCGGAAGCCGCGGCCTGGGCCGAGCACACCGCAGGACCGTTCACCATGAAGGTCTTCCCGGGCGGTCACTTCTATCTGACGGACCATGCGAACGAGGTGATCCGGACCATGACGGAACACCTCCGCGCGGCGGGAGCACCCTCCGTCTGA
- a CDS encoding DUF418 domain-containing protein translates to MTNLRTSPVATSATSSRLALLDILRGVAILGTLLTNVWIFTAPGAEWGVLAQGTAEFSLDSFPAAVESLLRLVANGRFLALLTILFGVGLAIQYRSAKRRDEPWPGRYRWRALFLFAEGTIHFVFVFAWDVLMGYAVTALLVAWLLTRSATAQSRVMWWAAGIHVSLMVLLTTALVAAESGGGERVSREVSDLYAHGDYLDQVKFRLDNMLALRLEPVLSFCLLVFLFLLGVRLFRAGAFGADDTGRRIRARLLLWGLGLGVPLSVMASLAGGDYFLLDRYVAGPLSALGYIGLIGLLTDRVRRTGPVLHSLICVGRTALTGYVLQNVLCMFLAYGIGLGLAHRFGETWRPWWVIGLWAGVCLVLMVGSALWLRRFDTGPLEALQKRALRR, encoded by the coding sequence ATGACGAATTTAAGGACATCACCGGTCGCCACCTCGGCCACGAGTAGCCGTCTCGCACTGCTCGACATACTGCGGGGAGTGGCGATCCTCGGCACGTTGTTGACCAATGTGTGGATCTTCACGGCTCCGGGGGCCGAGTGGGGCGTCCTCGCCCAGGGCACGGCGGAGTTCTCCCTGGACTCCTTTCCGGCTGCGGTGGAGAGCCTTCTGCGCCTCGTGGCGAACGGACGATTCCTGGCCCTCCTGACGATCCTCTTCGGCGTCGGGCTGGCCATCCAGTACCGCTCGGCGAAGCGGCGCGATGAACCGTGGCCCGGACGCTATCGATGGCGTGCCCTCTTCCTCTTCGCCGAGGGCACGATCCACTTCGTCTTCGTCTTCGCATGGGACGTGCTGATGGGGTACGCCGTCACCGCATTGTTGGTGGCATGGCTGCTCACCCGTTCCGCCACCGCTCAGAGCCGCGTGATGTGGTGGGCGGCGGGCATCCACGTCTCCTTGATGGTCTTGCTGACGACGGCTCTCGTCGCCGCGGAATCCGGGGGTGGTGAGAGGGTCTCCCGCGAGGTGAGTGATCTCTATGCGCACGGCGATTATCTGGATCAGGTGAAGTTCCGGTTGGACAACATGCTGGCCCTGAGGCTGGAGCCCGTACTGTCCTTCTGTCTGCTGGTCTTCCTGTTCCTCCTGGGCGTACGACTCTTCCGGGCCGGTGCTTTCGGCGCGGACGACACCGGTCGTCGCATTCGTGCCCGCCTCCTGCTGTGGGGCCTGGGGCTCGGCGTTCCTTTGAGTGTGATGGCGTCACTGGCGGGAGGCGACTACTTCCTGCTGGATCGCTATGTCGCAGGACCGCTGTCGGCGCTGGGTTACATCGGGCTCATCGGCCTGCTGACCGACCGAGTCCGACGTACGGGTCCGGTGCTCCACAGCCTCATCTGCGTGGGCAGAACGGCTCTGACCGGCTATGTCCTCCAGAACGTGTTGTGCATGTTCTTGGCCTACGGCATCGGTCTCGGGTTGGCACACCGGTTCGGGGAGACCTGGCGGCCGTGGTGGGTGATCGGTCTGTGGGCGGGAGTCTGCCTTGTGCTGATGGTGGGCTCAGCCTTGTGGCTGCGACGCTTCGACACCGGACCGTTGGAGGCCCTGCAAAAGCGCGCACTTCGCCGCTGA
- a CDS encoding DUF427 domain-containing protein yields MDMTSGHRISIEQGSQRVRVVKDGQVLAESTRPVVLRETGCPVRYYLPPEDVRVDLLTRSQTSTHCPFKGDAAYWSVAGADDLVWAYPDPKPEVAEIKDHFCFYDTELG; encoded by the coding sequence ATGGATATGACTTCTGGACACCGCATCAGCATCGAGCAGGGCAGCCAGCGCGTACGGGTCGTGAAGGACGGACAAGTGCTCGCCGAGAGCACCAGGCCCGTCGTGCTGCGCGAAACGGGTTGCCCGGTCCGCTACTACCTGCCGCCCGAGGACGTACGCGTCGATCTCCTGACCCGCTCGCAGACCAGCACCCACTGTCCGTTCAAGGGCGACGCCGCCTATTGGTCGGTTGCGGGCGCGGATGATCTCGTCTGGGCCTACCCCGACCCCAAGCCCGAGGTGGCGGAGATCAAGGATCACTTCTGCTTCTACGACACCGAGCTCGGCTGA
- a CDS encoding alpha/beta fold hydrolase codes for MDVRNRHHVTVSGREGGRVVVLSHGFGCDQNMWRLVVPALEREFTVVLFDHVGAGRSDLSAWSEQRYSTLDGYATDVLDLCRGLALGPVTFVGHSVSAMMGVLAAAREPEAFDGLVLLAPSPCFIDDPATGYRGGFSAADIEELLESLDANYLGWSGAMAPVIMGNPERPELGEELTNSFCRTDPEIARSFARVTFLSDNRDDLSRVTVPTLVAQCSRDAIAPPEVGAFLKEQIAGSKLVTLNATGHCPQLSAPEETAAAIAAFAGAPR; via the coding sequence ATGGATGTACGAAACAGGCACCATGTGACGGTCAGCGGTCGCGAGGGCGGTCGGGTCGTGGTGCTGTCGCACGGGTTCGGGTGCGATCAGAACATGTGGCGTCTGGTGGTCCCGGCGCTGGAGCGCGAGTTCACCGTCGTCCTCTTCGACCATGTGGGGGCGGGACGCTCGGATCTGTCGGCATGGAGCGAGCAGCGGTACTCCACGCTGGACGGCTATGCGACGGACGTACTGGATCTCTGCCGTGGGTTGGCACTGGGCCCGGTGACCTTCGTCGGGCACTCGGTGAGCGCGATGATGGGCGTTCTGGCGGCGGCGCGCGAGCCGGAGGCGTTCGACGGTCTCGTTCTGCTCGCTCCCTCACCCTGCTTCATCGACGACCCGGCGACCGGCTACCGCGGCGGTTTCAGCGCCGCGGACATCGAAGAGCTCCTGGAGTCCTTGGACGCGAACTATCTGGGATGGTCCGGGGCGATGGCACCGGTGATCATGGGCAACCCCGAGCGTCCTGAGTTGGGCGAGGAGCTGACCAACAGCTTCTGCCGGACGGATCCGGAGATCGCCCGGTCGTTCGCCCGCGTGACGTTCCTCTCCGACAACCGCGACGACCTGTCCCGGGTCACCGTCCCCACCCTGGTGGCACAGTGTTCCCGCGATGCGATCGCTCCGCCCGAGGTGGGCGCTTTCCTAAAGGAGCAGATAGCGGGAAGCAAGCTGGTCACCCTGAACGCCACGGGTCACTGCCCCCAGCTCAGCGCCCCCGAAGAGACCGCCGCGGCGATTGCCGCATTCGCCGGCGCGCCACGGTGA
- a CDS encoding STAS domain-containing protein produces MTQLSIHVRNTPAGPVIELSGELDHHSAPEVRGRLPGLDLRSGQQLVIDLAALTFCDSSGITVLIAARNRASAAGASIALAAVPDQVSRIFRIVGLTQIFPTHPSADAAEAAWTSTDG; encoded by the coding sequence GTGACGCAGCTGAGCATCCATGTCCGCAACACTCCCGCCGGGCCGGTCATCGAGCTCAGTGGGGAGCTCGACCACCACAGCGCGCCGGAGGTGAGAGGCCGGCTGCCCGGGCTGGATCTTCGGTCCGGTCAGCAGTTGGTGATCGATCTGGCCGCGCTCACGTTCTGCGACTCCAGCGGCATCACCGTACTGATCGCGGCCCGCAATCGCGCGTCCGCTGCGGGGGCCTCGATCGCCCTGGCCGCGGTACCGGACCAGGTCAGCCGGATCTTTCGGATCGTGGGACTGACACAGATCTTCCCCACGCACCCCAGCGCGGATGCGGCCGAAGCCGCCTGGACGTCGACGGACGGCTGA
- the ligA gene encoding NAD-dependent DNA ligase LigA, which yields MTITTATAFASREEYHHAVDSALAASAAYYGDGSSPLDDATFDLLARRIVAHEAEHPEHLRSDSPTGKVAGGAAPVGDVAHSVPMLSLDNVFDAESLTKWGASVTRRLGAPVAGGFAVEPKLDGAAIAARYRNGRLVQLVTRGDGVHGEDVSHAIGSIVGLPERLDTDLTLELRGEVLMTHEQFERANETRQAHGAKVFSNPRNGTAGTLRAKDRPYTIETTFFAYGVAGVDAEAPGLPGDTHEAVMNLIAAAGVQTTATAGVGMRVHATLEEVQARVEEIAGLRAALPFGIDGAVIKVNDFGEQKTAGVATRHPHWAVAYKLPAVERRTTLVAVEWNVGRTGIIAPRAVLEPVEVDGSIVRYATLHNPAFIQASGMMVGDTVTVWKAGDIIPRIEAPVVDLRTGAETPIVFPDACPKCGGAIDTSGERWECAGGTGGGCGLLASLRYAVGRDQLDIDGLGTTYIEALVDEGSVVDVADLFTLSRDQLVSATRSERRADTLLANIAAARSKPLNRVFCALGIVRTGRTLSRQIARHFGTMDAIRAADADALSAVPKLPGANAPKIAAHIAAMGPVIDKLVAAGVNMTEPGGPAETEVAGEVTELPLSGQVVVVTGGMNGPLAGRNRTEMNELIERAGGVSSGSVSKKTTIVVAGESAGSKLAKARTLGTKVLTEQEFADVLGDHLG from the coding sequence ATGACGATCACCACCGCCACTGCGTTCGCCAGCCGCGAGGAATACCACCACGCGGTCGACTCGGCCCTGGCTGCCTCCGCCGCGTACTACGGCGACGGCAGCAGCCCGCTCGACGACGCGACGTTCGACCTGCTCGCCCGCAGGATCGTCGCGCATGAGGCTGAGCATCCGGAGCACCTGCGGTCCGACTCGCCCACGGGCAAGGTCGCGGGTGGTGCGGCTCCCGTCGGGGATGTGGCCCACAGTGTCCCGATGCTCTCCCTCGACAATGTCTTCGACGCCGAATCACTGACGAAGTGGGGCGCTTCGGTGACCCGACGGCTGGGTGCACCCGTGGCCGGCGGCTTCGCCGTGGAGCCGAAGTTGGACGGTGCGGCGATCGCCGCGCGGTACCGCAACGGCCGGCTGGTCCAGTTGGTCACCCGTGGTGACGGCGTACACGGCGAAGACGTATCCCATGCGATCGGCAGCATCGTCGGCCTTCCCGAAAGACTCGACACGGACCTCACCCTTGAATTGCGTGGTGAGGTCCTGATGACCCACGAGCAGTTCGAGAGGGCGAATGAGACCCGTCAGGCACACGGCGCCAAGGTGTTCTCCAACCCGCGCAACGGCACGGCGGGCACCCTACGGGCCAAAGACCGCCCGTACACGATCGAGACCACCTTCTTCGCGTACGGCGTGGCCGGGGTGGACGCTGAGGCTCCGGGCCTGCCCGGGGATACCCACGAGGCCGTGATGAACCTGATCGCCGCGGCCGGGGTCCAGACCACCGCCACGGCGGGGGTGGGGATGCGCGTCCATGCGACATTGGAAGAGGTCCAGGCCCGGGTCGAGGAAATCGCCGGGCTGAGGGCCGCGTTGCCGTTCGGCATCGACGGCGCCGTGATCAAGGTCAATGACTTCGGGGAGCAGAAGACAGCCGGAGTCGCCACGCGTCACCCCCACTGGGCCGTCGCGTACAAACTCCCGGCGGTCGAACGACGGACCACCTTGGTGGCCGTGGAGTGGAATGTGGGGCGGACCGGCATCATCGCCCCGCGCGCCGTGTTGGAGCCGGTCGAGGTCGACGGCAGCATCGTGCGGTACGCCACCCTGCACAACCCGGCGTTCATCCAGGCCAGCGGCATGATGGTCGGCGACACCGTGACGGTGTGGAAGGCCGGGGACATCATTCCCCGCATCGAGGCGCCCGTCGTCGACCTGCGTACGGGTGCGGAGACGCCGATCGTCTTTCCCGATGCGTGCCCCAAGTGCGGCGGTGCCATCGACACATCCGGGGAGCGTTGGGAGTGCGCGGGCGGGACCGGTGGAGGCTGCGGTCTCCTCGCCTCCTTGAGATACGCCGTGGGTCGGGACCAACTCGACATCGACGGTCTGGGCACGACCTACATCGAGGCGCTGGTGGATGAGGGGTCGGTGGTCGACGTGGCCGATCTGTTCACCCTCAGCAGGGATCAGCTGGTGTCGGCAACGCGCAGCGAAAGGCGCGCTGACACGCTGTTGGCGAATATCGCCGCGGCCAGGAGCAAGCCTCTGAACAGGGTTTTCTGCGCCTTGGGCATCGTCCGGACGGGTCGTACGCTGTCGCGACAGATCGCCCGGCACTTCGGCACGATGGATGCGATCCGGGCCGCGGACGCCGATGCACTCTCCGCGGTGCCGAAACTGCCCGGTGCGAATGCCCCGAAGATCGCCGCGCACATCGCCGCAATGGGTCCGGTCATCGACAAGCTCGTCGCCGCCGGCGTGAACATGACGGAGCCGGGAGGCCCCGCCGAGACCGAGGTGGCCGGCGAAGTGACGGAGCTGCCGTTGTCGGGCCAGGTCGTCGTGGTGACCGGTGGGATGAATGGACCGTTGGCGGGGCGCAACCGCACGGAGATGAATGAACTCATCGAGCGAGCGGGCGGGGTTTCCTCGGGCAGTGTGTCGAAGAAGACCACGATCGTGGTCGCGGGTGAGAGTGCCGGATCCAAGCTGGCCAAGGCCAGGACACTGGGGACGAAGGTCCTCACGGAGCAGGAGTTCGCGGACGTCCTGGGGGATCACCTCGGCTGA
- a CDS encoding GMC family oxidoreductase, translated as MTASEHFDVIVVGAGVAGSLIARSLGDRGWRVLVLEAGRGDGAGAPAVDVERFRSALVKVPSAAIAANPLAASPDVLDLRGDPGGGYHADGYLLQNGRLPYASGYLRVNGGTGTAWTGLTPRMHPEDFDTETFGYGRNWPIDYAVLEPHYRAAELEFGVAADVAEQRDLVSLPLPDGYAFPHSPVPASHLDRVVAGALDGHGVQDPFATRSTELRVVGTPQARNTTSTEAHGPVCEGSASCIPVCPTGAKYTPGRTQARWSPSVALVTRAVVGRIMPDAVGRIRGVEYQRYDDPASPAGVIRCTADADIVVLAAHAIENARLLLASGLANSSDQVGRNLMDHPVLLTWGLLPEPIGPYRGPGSTSGLEGFRFGPVRGARAPFRIEIGNWGWNWAVGAPDVEVRALLRDAGPTLPGGGGRRGLLGTALRHAVGNRIGRQFALQFEMEQCADPMNRVTLAPGQFDLLGSPRPLLTYDLSDHVKAGIVAAKSVSDQIFALLGAEDHSRYEPGPFQPGWFEFEGRPYAYRGAGHGAGTHIMGNSPATSVVDSWQRCWDHPNLFAVGCGSMPSLGTSNPTLTMAAITLRSAERIHRDLTALNGPIRLSARGPYRNPRIGKENDNA; from the coding sequence TTGACCGCATCAGAGCACTTCGATGTGATCGTGGTGGGGGCCGGTGTTGCGGGCTCCCTCATCGCCCGGAGCCTGGGGGATCGGGGCTGGCGCGTCCTGGTGCTCGAAGCCGGGCGGGGCGATGGGGCCGGTGCGCCCGCCGTGGACGTGGAGCGATTCCGTTCGGCACTGGTCAAGGTGCCGAGCGCGGCCATCGCTGCCAACCCCCTGGCGGCCTCGCCCGATGTGTTGGACCTCCGCGGTGATCCCGGCGGCGGATACCACGCCGACGGATACCTTCTCCAGAACGGCCGGCTTCCCTATGCGAGTGGATATCTGAGGGTCAATGGCGGTACCGGTACAGCGTGGACCGGCCTCACCCCTCGGATGCACCCGGAGGACTTCGACACCGAAACCTTCGGCTACGGACGCAACTGGCCTATCGACTATGCGGTGTTGGAGCCCCACTACCGCGCCGCTGAGCTGGAGTTCGGCGTGGCCGCCGATGTGGCGGAGCAGCGGGATCTGGTCAGTCTGCCCCTGCCCGACGGCTATGCCTTTCCCCACTCCCCCGTTCCCGCCAGCCACCTCGACCGGGTGGTGGCCGGCGCATTGGACGGACACGGTGTCCAGGACCCGTTCGCCACCCGTTCGACGGAACTCCGCGTGGTGGGTACCCCACAGGCGCGCAACACCACGAGCACCGAAGCGCACGGCCCGGTGTGCGAGGGCAGCGCGAGTTGCATTCCGGTCTGCCCCACCGGAGCGAAGTACACACCGGGGCGCACCCAGGCCCGGTGGAGCCCCTCGGTCGCCCTGGTGACCCGGGCGGTGGTGGGGCGAATCATGCCGGATGCCGTGGGGCGAATCCGCGGTGTCGAGTACCAGCGGTACGACGACCCGGCTTCACCGGCCGGCGTGATCCGGTGCACGGCTGATGCGGACATCGTCGTACTGGCTGCCCATGCCATCGAGAACGCCCGGCTCCTCCTCGCCTCCGGCCTCGCCAACTCCAGTGATCAGGTGGGCCGCAATTTGATGGACCATCCGGTCCTGCTGACCTGGGGGCTGCTGCCGGAGCCGATCGGCCCGTACCGGGGGCCTGGGTCGACCTCCGGGCTGGAGGGGTTCCGGTTCGGTCCGGTCCGGGGTGCGCGTGCGCCCTTCCGCATCGAGATCGGCAACTGGGGTTGGAACTGGGCCGTCGGGGCGCCGGACGTCGAGGTCAGGGCACTGCTGCGGGACGCAGGACCGACCTTGCCCGGTGGTGGCGGCCGGCGCGGGTTGCTCGGCACCGCGCTGCGGCACGCCGTGGGGAATCGGATCGGTCGACAGTTCGCGTTGCAGTTCGAGATGGAGCAGTGCGCCGACCCCATGAACCGGGTGACCCTCGCACCGGGGCAGTTCGACCTGTTGGGTAGTCCCCGCCCGCTATTGACGTACGACCTGTCCGACCATGTGAAGGCGGGGATCGTCGCCGCCAAGTCCGTGTCCGACCAGATCTTCGCCCTGCTGGGCGCGGAGGACCACAGCCGGTACGAGCCCGGTCCCTTCCAGCCGGGATGGTTCGAGTTCGAGGGCCGGCCCTACGCCTACCGTGGCGCAGGGCACGGGGCGGGCACCCACATCATGGGGAACTCGCCCGCCACGTCCGTCGTCGACTCGTGGCAGCGCTGTTGGGACCACCCCAACCTCTTCGCCGTGGGCTGCGGCAGCATGCCTTCGCTGGGCACATCCAACCCCACCCTCACGATGGCTGCGATCACCCTGCGCAGTGCCGAACGGATCCACCGCGACCTCACCGCACTCAACGGGCCGATTCGCCTCTCGGCTCGTGGTCCGTACCGAAACCCCCGTATCGGCAAGGAGAACGACAACGCATGA
- a CDS encoding SAM-dependent methyltransferase, translating to MSEDPQPRIDTSVAHSARVWNYWLGGNEHYPADRIAGDAYREAFPLIEVMAKESRAFLRRTVTYLAAEAGMRQFLDLGAGLPTTDNTHEVAQRIAPDARIVYVDHDPLVLLHVQALLTSTSEGATSYIEADMRDTPKVLAGAAETLDLSEPVALVISDVLGHIVDFDEALALVARLVAELPSGSHLALSHANADSPAQAAAQDAYNSSGAIPYVFRTPEQIARFFDALDLVEPGLVSWPNWRPDATTGKVTERAGWGAVARIP from the coding sequence GTGAGCGAAGATCCCCAACCGCGCATTGACACCTCGGTGGCGCACTCCGCCAGGGTCTGGAACTACTGGTTGGGCGGGAACGAGCACTATCCGGCCGACCGAATCGCCGGCGACGCGTACCGGGAGGCATTTCCCCTGATCGAGGTCATGGCGAAGGAGTCCCGTGCGTTCCTGCGACGTACTGTCACCTATCTGGCGGCCGAAGCCGGAATGCGACAGTTCCTCGACCTGGGGGCCGGGTTACCGACCACGGACAACACCCATGAGGTCGCCCAACGCATTGCACCGGATGCCCGAATCGTCTACGTGGACCATGACCCCTTGGTCCTCCTCCACGTTCAGGCGCTCCTGACCAGCACTTCCGAGGGCGCCACCTCCTACATCGAGGCGGATATGCGGGACACCCCGAAGGTGCTCGCCGGAGCGGCCGAGACACTGGATCTGAGCGAGCCGGTGGCCCTGGTCATCTCCGATGTGCTGGGTCACATCGTCGATTTCGACGAGGCGTTGGCCCTGGTCGCCCGGCTCGTCGCCGAGTTGCCGTCCGGAAGCCACCTCGCCCTGAGCCATGCAAATGCGGACAGTCCCGCGCAGGCCGCGGCCCAGGACGCCTACAACTCCAGTGGCGCCATTCCCTATGTCTTCCGCACCCCGGAGCAGATCGCGCGCTTCTTCGACGCGCTCGATCTGGTGGAGCCCGGGTTGGTCTCCTGGCCGAACTGGCGGCCCGACGCCACCACCGGCAAGGTCACCGAACGAGCCGGTTGGGGCGCCGTCGCGCGCATTCCGTAG